The Lysobacterales bacterium nucleotide sequence CGACCTGGGCGATGAGTTCGTCGATGTCCCGCCATTCGCCGCCGTGGAAGCTGTAGGTCGTGTCGCACCAGGTGCAGCGCAGCGGGCAGCCGGTCAGGCGAACGAACACCGTGGGCCAGCCGACGGCATCGCCTTCGCCCTGGATGGAATGGAAGACCTCGGTGATGCGCAGACGATCGGCGGCGACCGGTGCCTGGGCATCCGGCTCGGGGACCGGGACGGGCGCGGGGGAGGCCATGGCAGTCGGCAGGTGCGGGACCGGCGGACCGCGATCAGCGCGCGGTCGCCAGGAGGATCAGCGCTGTTCGAGCGCCAGGGCGCGCAGGCGGCTCTCCGCCAGACGGGCCACCGTGGTGTCCGGCCAGCGGGCGCTGACCCCTTCCAGCGCGCCGCGGGCGGCGTCGTACCGGCCGAGCTCGTACAGGCAGTAGCCGATCTTGAGCTCGGCATCGGCGGTCTTGTCGCTGTCGGGATAGGCCGCGACCAGCTCGCGGAAGGTCGCCAGCGCGGTCTCGTAATTCTGGGTGACGTAGTAGGACTCGCCCAGCCAGTACTGCGCGTTGTCGGCCAGCTCGTGCGCCGGCCAGGCGCGCAGGAAGGCCCGGAACAGGCTGGCGGACTCGTCGTAGCGGCCCTGCTTGAGGGCATCGAAGGCGGTCTGGTACTCGGCCTGGGGGTCGCCGGCCGGCAGGGGCGAGGCCGCCGCGCCGGCAGGCATCGGCTGGCCGGTGTAGGGATCGACCGGGGCGGCCTCCTCCATCATCAGCTGGTCCGGATCGGCCGGACGCGCAGGCGCCAGCGGCGCGGTGCCCGCACCGGACGAAGGCCGCAGCGAGAGCGGCTCGTCGCCGCCCGCCCCGCCACCGCCGCCGAGGCGGTTGATGCGGTCGTCGAGGTCGGCGTACTGGTCGTTCTGCCGCTTCTTCAGCGCATCGATCTCGAACGCCTGCTGCTCGACCAGGTTGCGCAGGGACTGCAGTTCGACCTGCATCTCCTGGATGCGGTTGAGCAGTTCCATGTTGCCGCCGCCGGTGGCCGGCGCCGACTGTCCCTGCTGCTCGAGCCGGGCGACACGCTCGGCCAGGCTCAGCCGGCCGTCCTGGGCCAGCACCGGGGCCACCATGGCGGCCGCGAGGGCCGCCATGGTGGAGACACGCAGTACGCGACGGATGGTCATTACCTGACGGTGTAGACGATCTCGACGCGACGGTTCTGCTGCCAGCAGGACTCGTCGGACATGGTGCAGGTCGGACGCTCTTCGCCGTACGAAACGACGGTGAGCTGGCCCGAGGAGGCGCCGGCCACGGTCAGGGCATCACGCGCGGCGTTGCCACGACGCTCGCCCAGGCCGAGGTTGTACTCGCGGCTGCCGCGCTCGTCGGCATGGCCTTCCAGGGTGACGCGGGCCATCGAACGGTTGCTCAGGTAACGGGCGTGGCAGCTCAGGATTTCCTGGGCCTCGGAACGCACGTTGGCCTGGTCGAAGTCGAAGTAGACGACGCGCTGGCGCAGGCACGGGATGCGGTCCAGGGCGCTGGGATCGCTCCAGTCGTCACCGGCGGGCGTGGTCTGGGCGGCCGGCGGGGTGGTCTGGACCGGCGGCTCGACCTCGTCACGGACGGTCTTCTTCTTGCAGGCGACCAGGCCGAGGGCCAGGAGGGCTGCCAGGCTGATGCGGATTGCGACGTTCATTGCAGTGTTCCCGGGTGGAGTGGGGGAGTGGGACGTGGATCTGTTCTATTCCAAAACGGGGCTTGCCGCTCACCGCTGGCGATACGGCGACCAGGCCGGCTCGCGGACATCGCCATCGGCAAGCACCAGCCGCTGCCTGACGCGACCGTCGGCGGACACGGAGTAGAGCACTCCGCGGCCCCCTTCCCTGGCGGCGTAGATCAGCATGCTGGCGTTTGGAGCGAAGCTGGGCGACTCGTCCATCCGCCCTGGGGAAACCAGGTCGTAGCGGCCGCCGCCGCCCCGCGTCCGGTCCAAAACCGCTATACGATACACGTTTCCAGCCCCCTGCACCATGGCGAAGCGCTGGCCGTCGTAGGCCACGGAAACGCGGGCGTTGTAGTCGCCCTGGCCGGTCAGGCGGGTCGGCTCGCCACCGGTCGCCGGCACCTGGTAGATCTGCGGCTTGCCGGCCCGGTCCGAGGTGAACACGATGCTGCGGCCGTCGGGCAGCCACTGCGGCTCGGTGTCGATCGCCCAGTGCCGGGTGAGCTGGGTTGTCTGCCGGCTGGCCAGGTCGAGGATGTGGATCTCCGGGTTGCCGGTGCGCGACAGCGACACCGCCAGCCGGGTGCCGTCCGGCGAGAAGGCCGGCGCGCCGTTGATGCCGGGCGAGGCCGAGACCACCTCGCGGCTGCCGGTGGCCAGTTCCTGGATGTAGATCGCCGAGTTGCCGCGCTCGAAGGACACATAGGCCAGGCGCCGGCCGTCCGGCGACCAGGCCGGCGACATCAGCGGTTCGCGCGAGCGCACCACCAGCTGCGGGCCATGGCCGTCGGAGTCGGCGACCATCAGCGCGTACTCGATGTTGGGCGCCACGCCGCGGGCGGTGACGTAGGCGATCCGCGTGAAGAAGGCGCCACGGACACCGAAGATCTTCTCGTAGACCAGGTCGGCGATCTGGTGGGCGACGCCGCGCAGTTCGGCCTCGCGGCCGTTGATGGCGCCGGTGAGGATGCGTTCCTGGCGGGCGACGTCGAAGGCCTCGTACTCGACCCGGAAGCCGCCGCCGGGGGCGTCGGCGACCCGGCCGATCACCAGGTAGTCCTGGCGCAGCAGGCGCCAGGTGGCGAAGCGGACGTCGCTCTCGCGCACCGGGAACTCGACCACGTCGCCGCGCGGCAGCGAACGGATCTGGCCGCTGCGGTTGAAGTCGGCGGCGATCACCTGGGCCAGGTCGACGCTGGGCGGAAGCCCGCCGCCCTCGTGGGCGAACGGCACGACGGCGACCGGTACGGCACCCTCGTTGGCGCCGCTGATCACACCCCTCAAAGGCTCCTGCGCGTGCGCTGAAAGCGACAGCAGGGTGGCGAAGGTGAGCGCTACGAGAATTCGAATCATTGTGTGCACCGTGGATCGTTCTGGTTCTGGGGATGGCAGAAGGTCAGGATGACCTCGCGGTTGAAAACGCTTTCGAATCCTTCATAGGGTAACGGTTCGGCTGCCAAGACAGCTCTCTCGAGCAGTCCCCGGGCCAGCTCATCCGCATCGCAAGGACGGACCGCTGTCGCGCTGAGGATGGTCCCACCCCGAACCTGAACGATTCGCACGTCGCAGATCAGCGGGGCCGTATTGTCCGGAAGGCGCCACCGTTGATGGACGCTTCGGATGATGGATGCCAGATAGCGGGCCTCCAACCCATCGTCCTCGCCGCGCTGGCCGGCCTGGGCCGCCGCGGCAGCGGCAGCGGCCTCCCGCTCGGCCGCCTCGCGCGCCGCGGCCTCGGCGGCGGCGCGCTCCGCGGCCTCGCGCTGCTGCTGTTTGCGTTGCTCGCGCTCGCGCTGCTGCTGCTGTTCGCGCTCCCGGCGCTGCTGCTCCTCGGCACGCTGGCGCTCCTGTTCCTCCAGCAGCACCTGCTCGGCGCGGCGTCGGCGCTCCTCCTGCTCGCGCGCCTCCTCTTCGGCGCGCAGCAGCGCCTGCTGGTCGATGCGCTGCTGGTCGACGGTGTCGTCGGCCTGCAAATCCGTCGGCGGCTCGGGCTGCTGGGGCGGCGGCGGCGGCGGTGCCGGGCGCGGTGCCGGGCGCGGCGGCGCCGGCGGCGCCAGCGCGGCGAGGTCGACGAACACCGCCTCGATCGGCTCGCCGGCCGCGCGCAGCGGCTTGCCCGACTGCCACCAGAACAGCCCGCTGAAGGCCATCAGCAGCACCAGCACATGCACCAGCAGGGCGTAGACGACCGCCTTGACCGTGTCGGCCCGGGTCTCCATCCGCGTCCTCAGTTGCCCGCCGGGGTGGTGGGGTTCGGCTGGCTCATCAGGCCGACCTTGCCGACCTCGGCCTGCTGCAGCAGCACCAGCGCCTGGTAGACCTGCTGGTAGTCGACCCGGCCGTCGCCGCCGACCAGCACCGGCACCTGCGGGTTGTTGCGCACGAAGGCGCCGACCTTGGCGACCAGGGTCTGCGCGTCGACCGCCTCGCGCGCCTCGCCGCCCAGGGTCAGGAAGATCGCCCCGGCCTGGTCGACGGTGACCAGCACCGGCTCGCTGTCGACGTTGAGCGAGCGCGCGTCCGAGCGCGGCAGCTCGATGTCGACGCCCAGGTTCAACAGGGGCGCGGTGATCATGAAGATGATGAGCAGGACCAGGGTGACGTCGATGTAGGGGACGACGTTGATCTCGGCCTTGAGTTTGCGGCGCTGGCGGCGGGCGGCCATGGCAGGGTCCTCAGGCGGCGTCGCCGGCGTGCGCCTGGCGCTGCAGGATGGTCGAGAACTCGTCCTGGAAGGTCTCGTAGCGGCTGTTGATGCGCTCGACCTTGTTCTGGTAGCGGTTGTAGGCGATCACCGCGGGGATCGCCGCGAACAGGCCCATGGCGGTGGCGATCAGCGCCTCGGTGATGCCCGGCGCGACCATGGCGATGGTCGCCTCGCGGACATTGGCCAGGCCGTGGAAGGCGATCATGATGCCCCACACGGTGCCGAACAGGCCGACGTACGGGCTGGTCGAGCCGACCGTCGCCAGGAACTCGAGGTTCTGCTCCAGGCGGTCGACCTCACGGGTGACCGCGGCGCGCATGGCGTGCTGGGCGCCCTCGACGGTGGTGCGCGGGTCGGCGAACTTGCGCTGCCGCTGCCGCGCGAACTCGCGGAATCCGGCCTCGAAGATGCCGGCCATGCCGGTCGCCTCGCCCTGCTCGGCACCGACCTCGCGGAACAGGGCGGCCAGGTCGACGCCGGACCAGAAGCGCGATTCGAAGGCCTCGGCCTCCTCGCTGGCGCGGGTGAGGATGGCGCGCTTGCGGAAGATCACCACCCAGGAGGCGATCGAGGCCAGCAGCAGCAGGGCCATCACCACCTTGACCGGGATGCTGGCCTCGAGGATCAGTTGCAGGAGGTCGAGATCGTTGCTCATGCGGAGAGGGTCTCAAGCAGGGTGTCGGGGATGGCGACGGGCCGGAAATCGGGGACGCGCACGCAGGCGACGCGGACGCTGGCGGAACACAGCAGGACGCCGTCGGCGGCGCGGACGATGCGCTGGACGCCCTTCATGCTGGCGCGACGGGCCTCGCGGACCTCGAAACCGACCTCGAGCAGGTCGTCCAGGCGTGCCGGCGCCAGCCAGTCGACCGCCATCGAGCGCACCGCGAAGGCGATCGCATGCTGCGCCAGCAGGGTCTGCTGGTCCAGGCCGCGGCTGCGCAGCCACTCGGTGCGGCAGCGCTCGAAGAAGCGCAGGTAGCCGGCGTGGTAGACGACGCCGCCGGTGTCGGTGTCCTCGAAATAGACCCGCACAGGCCAGCGGAAGGCCCCCGGCCGGCCAGCGTCGGACGGGCCGGCGGAAGGGGCCGCCGGCTGGGGGTGCGCGCTGTCGGTCATGGTTCGGCCTGTCCGGGGTCGACCCCGGAAAATAGATCGGCTTCGCTTAAGCCGGGCTGACGCGGCGGCGGCTTCAGGCCCAGGTGGCGCCAGGCCCGGGCGGTGGCCATGCGGCCGCGGGCGGTGCGCACCAGGTAGCCCTGCTGGATCAGGTAGGGCTCGACCACGTCCTCGAGCGTGCCGCGCTCCTCGCTGAGGGCGGCGGCCAGCGACTCGATGCCGACCGGGCCGCCGTCGAAGCTGTCGATGATGGTGGCCAGCAGGCGGCGGTCGAGCGGGTCGAAGCCCTCGGCGTCGACTTCCAGCACCGCCATGGCGGCGCGCGCCGCCTCGGCGCTGATCGCGCCGTCGTGGCGGACCTCGGCGAAGTCGCGGACCCGGCGCAGCAGGCGGTTGGCGATGCGCGGTGTGCCGCGCGCGCGCCGGGCGATCTCGGCGGCGCCTTCGGCGTCGCAGGCGATGCCGAGGATGGCGGCCGAGCGGGTGACGATCTGCGCAAGCTCGGCGGGCGTGTAGTAGGCCAGGCGCTCGACGATGCCGAAACGGTCGCGCAGCGGATTGGTCAGCATGCCGGCACGGGTGGTGGCGCCGATCAGGGTGAAGCGCGGCAGGTCGAGCTTGATCGAGCGCGCGGCCGGACCCTCGCCGATCATGATGTCGATCTGGAAGTCCTCCATCGCCGGATAGAGCACTTCCTCGACCACCGGCGACAGCCGGTGGATCTCGTCGACGAACAGGACATCGCCCTCGGACAGGTTGGTCAGCAGGGCGGCGAGGTCGCCGGCGCGCTCGATCACCGGCCCGGAGGTGGCGCGCAGGTTGACGCCGAGCTCGTTGGCGATGACCTGGCTGAGGGTGGTCTTGCCCAGGCCCGGCGGCCCGAAGATCAGCACGTGGTCGAGCGCCTGCTGGCGACGCCGCGCCGCCTCGATGTAGACCGACAGCTTCTCGCGCACCGGCACCTGGCCCAGGTACTCGTCCAGGCGACGGGGCCGGATCGAAGACTCGATCCGGGCCTCCTCGGGGCTGGTGTCCGGGGTGATCAGTCGTTCGGTCATGGGCAGGCGGGTGGCGGGGCTCGCTGGGTGGTCTAGGTGACCCCTTCAACGTGCCGGGGCCGGCCAGGGGGTCGGACGGGACGCATTATCAACCAGCCACGGCCGCCGTGCCGGCCGGCCACCACCCCGCACCGCCGCTCCCGCGCGCCCGTACGGGCGCCCCGATGACCGGGAACGTCCCGCTACCGCGGGCAGCCTCGGCCAGCGCGCGCCGTCGGGCCGGCAACGATGCGGATCATGGCCAGCCCCGGCCCTCTCCCCCGGCCCCTCTCCCAGAGGGAGAGGGGAGCAGAGCGCGCTCCGCTTCTCGCTTCCCGCTTCCCGCTTCCCGAGTCCCGGGTCCCGCGTCCCGGGTCCCGGGTCCCGAGTCCCGGGTCCCGAGTCCCGGGTCCCGAGTCCCGAGTCCCGAGTCCCGAGTCCCGAGTCCCGAGTCCCGAGTCCCGAGTCCCGAGTCCCGGGTCCCGGGTCCCGAGTCCCGGATTGGCCGCGGCACCGCACTTCTCCCCTCCCCCGCCCTGCGGGGGAGGGGCGGGGGAGAGGGCCGCCCCGGCCAGCGCGCGCCGCCGGGCCGGCAACGATGCAGATCATGGCAAGTGCCGGCCCTCTCCCCCGGCCCCTCTCCCAGAGGGAGAGGGGAGCAGAGCGCGCTCCGCTTCTCGCTTCCCGCTTCCCGCTTCCCGCTTCCCGCTTCCCGCTTCCCGAGTCCCGCTTCCAGAGTCCCGCTTCCAGAGTCCCGAGTCCCGAGTCCCGAGTCCCGGCAACCCACTCACGCCTTCAACGCCGCCTTCAGCGCCTTCCTGATGATGGCCTCGGCGTCGTCGCCCTCGACGGCGGCCTGGCGGGCCATGCGCAGGGCGTCGGGTGGCTTGTAGCCAAGGGCCTGCAGGGCGGCGGCGGCCTCGGACTGCGGGTCCAGCGGTACTGCGCCGGAGGCGCCGGACAGGCGGGTACCGCCACCCAGCACCAGATCGGCAGCCTTGTCGCGCAACTCGACCAGGATGCGCTCGGCGGTCTTCTTGCCGATGCCGGGCACCCGCACCAGGGCAGCAGGGTCGCCGGCCTGGACCAGGGCCGCGAAGGCCTCGACGCTGACGCCGGAGAGAATCGCCAGCGCCGTCTTGGCGCCCACGCCATTGACCTTGAGCAGGGTGCGGAACAGGCCGCGTTCGGCCTCGCGGTGGAAGCCGTACAGCGCCACGGCGTCCTCCTTCACCGCGTAGTGTGTGACCAGGGTGACGCTGCGGCCGGTCTCGGGCAGCTCGTAGAAGGTCGACATCGGGCATTCCAGCTCGTAGCCGACGCCGCCCACGTCGAGCAGCAGCCAGGGCGGCTGCTTGCCGATCAGCGTGCCGTGCAGTCGTCCGATCATTCAGGTCCTCGGGTTGTCGTTGGGTGATTCGATCCGGTCATCCTAACCCGGACATTTCGTGAGGACGCGTAGCCAGACCGTCGGGATCGCATCGTGGTGCGGGCAGCGGACCGTTGCACAATGAAGGTGTAGCCGACACCACGTCGAACCGGCCAACGGGAGCAGACCGCGCCACGGCGCGAAGATCGGCGGCCGCAGTAGCGGCGTCGTGAAATGTCCGGGCCAAGGCCTGGATGGCGCGAGTGGCCTCCGCCACGGCGCCGGGTCGGACCGGCGACACGTCGTCGCGGCCACAGTGCGCACCGGTCGGGTGGGCGCCCGAAAAGGGCGGCCGGTCGTCGCCGCTCAGCGGCCGCGCCGCCAGCTGCTGCGTGCCAGGCCGGTGCGGCCCAGGGTGGCGCGGGTATGGGCGTGGGTAAGGGCGATCGCCAGGGCATCGGCGGCGTCGGCCTGCAGCGGCCCGGACAGCCCGAGCAGCATGGCGACCATGTGCTGCACCTGACCCTTGGCCGCAGCGCCCCGACCGACCACGGCCTGCTTGACCTCGCCCGCGGCATACTCGTGCACGGCAAGGTCGCGCAGCACCACGGCGCAGATCGCCGCGCCGCGCGCCTGGCCCAGCTTCAGCGCCGACTCCGCGTTGTTGCCTTTCACGAACACCTTCTCGATGGCGACCTGCTGCGGCTGCCAGCGGTCGATGGCGGCACCGACATCGTCCAGCACCTGACGCAGGCGGTCGGCGAAGGTCTCGTTGTCGAGCAGGCCGATGGTCTGGTGGTGGACATGCGTGCTGCGCCCGGCGGCGTCGACGTCGATCACACCGATACCGGTGCGCTGGCTGCCGGGATCGATGCCCATGATGCGCGTTGCGCCTGTGCGCCCCGCCGGGGTGCCCCTGTCGGGGACCGGGGACCGGGGACCGGGGACCGGCAAAGCAGCCGAAGATACCCCGACATCGTCGCCCAGCACCGCCGGTTCCGCCGGATCGCCTGCCCGAGAGGGTTTCCCGACGCCTGCCACCTGCCCGGATCGCCTTCTCACCCCCATTCCCTCACCCCGTCCTGCTCCTGGCCCCCGCCCCGGGACTCGTGTCCCTTGCCCTGACTCCCTTGCCCTGACTCCCTTGCCCTGACTCCCTGGTCCTCGACTCCCCGGTCCCTGGTCCCTGGTCCCTGGTCCCTGGTCCCTGGTCCCTGGTCCCCGGTCCCTGGTCCCTGGTCCCCGGTCCCCGGTCCCTGGTCCCCGGTCCCTGGTCCCCGGTCCCTGGTCCCTGGTCCCCGGTCCCCGGTCCCCGGTCCCCGCTCCAAGAGTCCCGAGTCCCGGCTCTACTCATACGCATCCGCCGCCAGGTCGGCATTCGAATAGACCTCCTGGACATCGTCCAGGGACTCGAGGCGATCCAGCATCTTGGCGACCGCCTTGGCGTTGTCGCCCTCGACCGCGACGTCGTTGTCGGCACGCAGGGTGACCTCGGCCTCGTCGGGCTTCTGGCCGGCCGCAGTCATGGCGTCGCGCACCGCCTCGAAGGTCTCCGGCTGGGTCAGCACCTCGATCGAACCGTCATCGGGGAACACCACGACATCGTCGGCGCCGGCATCCAGGGCCGCTTCCATCACCGCATCCTCCGAGCAGCCGGGGGCGAACGACAGCACGCCCAGCTTGCGGAACATGAAGGCCACCGAGCCGTCAGTGCCGAGGTTGCCGCCGTGCTTGCTGAAGGCGTGGCGGACGTCGGCCACGGTGCGGTTGCGGTTGTCGGTCAGGCAGTCGACGATCACGGCGACGCCGCCCGGTGCATAGCCCTCGAAGCGGATCTCCTCGTAGCTGACGCCCTCCAGCTCGCCGGTCGCCTTCTTGATGGCGCGCTCGATGTTGTCCTTGGGCATCGACGCCGCAGTGGCCTTGTCCATGGCCAGGCGCAGGCGCGGATTCATCGCCGGGTCGCCGCCACCCATGCGGGCGGCGACATGGATCTCGCGCACCAGCTTGGTGAACTGGGCGCCGCGCAGGGCGTCCTGCTTGCCCTTGCGGTGCTGGATGTTGGCCCACTTGGAATGACCTGCCATGGTCGCTGCGGCTCCTGTTGCGATGGTGGCTGAACATTTCTTGTTGAAAAACGGCCGTGCTGGTCGTTCTTCTCGCCCGTCCGGCGCAGGTCCGGACGCGCTCCCGTCGAATCAACTGCTTACGCGGCCGCTTCGCCGAGCGGCCATCCATGGCCGCAGCCAGCAGGCTGTTTTCAACAGCCTGTTAACCGCGCGATTCTAACCGAGGCCGGAAGCCAGACCGTCGAGCGGGGCCGTTGGCAGGGCCTGCCCGGCCAGCCAGGTCGAGGCCAGCCCGGCCACCTGCGGCGACAGCAGCAGGCCGCTGTGGCTGGTGCGCAGCACGACATGGCCGGCCAGGCCAGGGTGCCGGGTCTCGGCCACCGCCACGGTGCCGTCGTGCGGTCCAGTCAGGCCTGGCACCAGGGCACCGAATCCCATCGGCAGGGAACCGGCGACCATGGCCACCGGCACCTGCCCGGGCAGCCCCTCTGCGCCCCGGCACAGCAGATCGCGGGCGCCGCCCAGGCTCCAGCGCAGGGAACGGCGCGCGGCCAGGGCGCGCGCCACCGCGCTGCCGGCCAGCGGCGTGCCCAGGCACAGGACCCGGCTGCCCGCTGGCAAGCCGTCCCGGCATGCCGCCTGCACCGCCAGCAGGCCGCCCAGGCTGTGGCCGACCAGGTGCACCGCGCTGCCATCCGCCAGGGTCGCCAGACGCCGGGCGATGCGGTCCAGTGCCCGCATCGGGGAGCCGGCCACGCTGGCGTAGTCGAGGCAGGCCACCGGATGGCCGCGGGCGCGCAGCCGCCGCGCCAGCAGCGCCAGCGTGAAGCCGCGCATCCAGATGCCGTGCAGGAGCAGGACCGGCGGGGACATGGCGGCAGTCTACGCCGCCTCGCGGCGCGCAGAGAACGGCCGTCTCCCCGCTGGCCCGCAGTCCGGGAAGACCCTTCCTGCCTTCATGATGCGGTGGACGCCGCGCCAGGTGCGCCCTGCGACAACTGGCCGCACCCCGGGCCGTGCTTCAATGTCGCCCCCCCTGCCCGCGCCCGGCGGCGGTTCCGGACCCCGGAACGGACCGCCCGCGACGGCTGCACTG carries:
- the ybgC gene encoding tol-pal system-associated acyl-CoA thioesterase, coding for MTDSAHPQPAAPSAGPSDAGRPGAFRWPVRVYFEDTDTGGVVYHAGYLRFFERCRTEWLRSRGLDQQTLLAQHAIAFAVRSMAVDWLAPARLDDLLEVGFEVREARRASMKGVQRIVRAADGVLLCSASVRVACVRVPDFRPVAIPDTLLETLSA
- the ruvA gene encoding Holliday junction branch migration protein RuvA; protein product: MIGRLHGTLIGKQPPWLLLDVGGVGYELECPMSTFYELPETGRSVTLVTHYAVKEDAVALYGFHREAERGLFRTLLKVNGVGAKTALAILSGVSVEAFAALVQAGDPAALVRVPGIGKKTAERILVELRDKAADLVLGGGTRLSGASGAVPLDPQSEAAAALQALGYKPPDALRMARQAAVEGDDAEAIIRKALKAALKA
- the ybgF gene encoding tol-pal system protein YbgF; translation: MTIRRVLRVSTMAALAAAMVAPVLAQDGRLSLAERVARLEQQGQSAPATGGGNMELLNRIQEMQVELQSLRNLVEQQAFEIDALKKRQNDQYADLDDRINRLGGGGGAGGDEPLSLRPSSGAGTAPLAPARPADPDQLMMEEAAPVDPYTGQPMPAGAAASPLPAGDPQAEYQTAFDALKQGRYDESASLFRAFLRAWPAHELADNAQYWLGESYYVTQNYETALATFRELVAAYPDSDKTADAELKIGYCLYELGRYDAARGALEGVSARWPDTTVARLAESRLRALALEQR
- the ruvC gene encoding crossover junction endodeoxyribonuclease RuvC → MGIDPGSQRTGIGVIDVDAAGRSTHVHHQTIGLLDNETFADRLRQVLDDVGAAIDRWQPQQVAIEKVFVKGNNAESALKLGQARGAAICAVVLRDLAVHEYAAGEVKQAVVGRGAAAKGQVQHMVAMLLGLSGPLQADAADALAIALTHAHTRATLGRTGLARSSWRRGR
- a CDS encoding alpha/beta hydrolase, yielding MSPPVLLLHGIWMRGFTLALLARRLRARGHPVACLDYASVAGSPMRALDRIARRLATLADGSAVHLVGHSLGGLLAVQAACRDGLPAGSRVLCLGTPLAGSAVARALAARRSLRWSLGGARDLLCRGAEGLPGQVPVAMVAGSLPMGFGALVPGLTGPHDGTVAVAETRHPGLAGHVVLRTSHSGLLLSPQVAGLASTWLAGQALPTAPLDGLASGLG
- the tolA gene encoding cell envelope integrity protein TolA — protein: METRADTVKAVVYALLVHVLVLLMAFSGLFWWQSGKPLRAAGEPIEAVFVDLAALAPPAPPRPAPRPAPPPPPPQQPEPPTDLQADDTVDQQRIDQQALLRAEEEAREQEERRRRAEQVLLEEQERQRAEEQQRREREQQQQREREQRKQQQREAAERAAAEAAAREAAEREAAAAAAAAQAGQRGEDDGLEARYLASIIRSVHQRWRLPDNTAPLICDVRIVQVRGGTILSATAVRPCDADELARGLLERAVLAAEPLPYEGFESVFNREVILTFCHPQNQNDPRCTQ
- the ruvB gene encoding Holliday junction branch migration DNA helicase RuvB, which encodes MTERLITPDTSPEEARIESSIRPRRLDEYLGQVPVREKLSVYIEAARRRQQALDHVLIFGPPGLGKTTLSQVIANELGVNLRATSGPVIERAGDLAALLTNLSEGDVLFVDEIHRLSPVVEEVLYPAMEDFQIDIMIGEGPAARSIKLDLPRFTLIGATTRAGMLTNPLRDRFGIVERLAYYTPAELAQIVTRSAAILGIACDAEGAAEIARRARGTPRIANRLLRRVRDFAEVRHDGAISAEAARAAMAVLEVDAEGFDPLDRRLLATIIDSFDGGPVGIESLAAALSEERGTLEDVVEPYLIQQGYLVRTARGRMATARAWRHLGLKPPPRQPGLSEADLFSGVDPGQAEP
- a CDS encoding YebC/PmpR family DNA-binding transcriptional regulator — its product is MAGHSKWANIQHRKGKQDALRGAQFTKLVREIHVAARMGGGDPAMNPRLRLAMDKATAASMPKDNIERAIKKATGELEGVSYEEIRFEGYAPGGVAVIVDCLTDNRNRTVADVRHAFSKHGGNLGTDGSVAFMFRKLGVLSFAPGCSEDAVMEAALDAGADDVVVFPDDGSIEVLTQPETFEAVRDAMTAAGQKPDEAEVTLRADNDVAVEGDNAKAVAKMLDRLESLDDVQEVYSNADLAADAYE
- the pal gene encoding peptidoglycan-associated lipoprotein Pal yields the protein MNVAIRISLAALLALGLVACKKKTVRDEVEPPVQTTPPAAQTTPAGDDWSDPSALDRIPCLRQRVVYFDFDQANVRSEAQEILSCHARYLSNRSMARVTLEGHADERGSREYNLGLGERRGNAARDALTVAGASSGQLTVVSYGEERPTCTMSDESCWQQNRRVEIVYTVR
- the tolB gene encoding Tol-Pal system beta propeller repeat protein TolB, whose amino-acid sequence is MHTMIRILVALTFATLLSLSAHAQEPLRGVISGANEGAVPVAVVPFAHEGGGLPPSVDLAQVIAADFNRSGQIRSLPRGDVVEFPVRESDVRFATWRLLRQDYLVIGRVADAPGGGFRVEYEAFDVARQERILTGAINGREAELRGVAHQIADLVYEKIFGVRGAFFTRIAYVTARGVAPNIEYALMVADSDGHGPQLVVRSREPLMSPAWSPDGRRLAYVSFERGNSAIYIQELATGSREVVSASPGINGAPAFSPDGTRLAVSLSRTGNPEIHILDLASRQTTQLTRHWAIDTEPQWLPDGRSIVFTSDRAGKPQIYQVPATGGEPTRLTGQGDYNARVSVAYDGQRFAMVQGAGNVYRIAVLDRTRGGGGRYDLVSPGRMDESPSFAPNASMLIYAAREGGRGVLYSVSADGRVRQRLVLADGDVREPAWSPYRQR
- a CDS encoding ExbD/TolR family protein, with the protein product MAARRQRRKLKAEINVVPYIDVTLVLLIIFMITAPLLNLGVDIELPRSDARSLNVDSEPVLVTVDQAGAIFLTLGGEAREAVDAQTLVAKVGAFVRNNPQVPVLVGGDGRVDYQQVYQALVLLQQAEVGKVGLMSQPNPTTPAGN
- the tolQ gene encoding protein TolQ, producing MSNDLDLLQLILEASIPVKVVMALLLLASIASWVVIFRKRAILTRASEEAEAFESRFWSGVDLAALFREVGAEQGEATGMAGIFEAGFREFARQRQRKFADPRTTVEGAQHAMRAAVTREVDRLEQNLEFLATVGSTSPYVGLFGTVWGIMIAFHGLANVREATIAMVAPGITEALIATAMGLFAAIPAVIAYNRYQNKVERINSRYETFQDEFSTILQRQAHAGDAA